From one Mytilus trossulus isolate FHL-02 chromosome 10, PNRI_Mtr1.1.1.hap1, whole genome shotgun sequence genomic stretch:
- the LOC134687610 gene encoding uncharacterized protein LOC134687610 yields the protein MAEASAGQKRSPRKVQPVSGLKKSPSYREAQELLEQHIKRQKLLKKYSGQSPIQSTHDVRKEAEKILNEFLKRQLRNDSKQSPILSQHYQKVVVEDEYDRTERFDDEYIMKGENFSGDEMPGAYASVDGIDDIPYIDGVEENDGRSRSLPSSIQLSVKRPNNIPVTPLLSPNDVVIHSNNRVKYRTNDDEVSPSISSHSKSPSPRQSKSVDVKPAEPVVKERRRFKSGSLSSEDTESGSVMSPDRKKKSVIKRIQERIARAVSRDREKQDNNGNGSPKVSKKPKKRKARSKKRTDKHNDDVDILKEKHTHRKGHVEQHHCGENKDILLRTDETWESTDITDFEKSQSQHLDKHRKVKESTDLSGSSEKGFFNAIRRMTSKKGKKNKSSKASIKSSQSAIIQEPTGGKTTVSYDRILSLPSGSHDLNLHLTETTTQTNKGKYRQTTKAITSPRSHDRQQDAQGLPKMGPIHEKSRSEPVQPTVPMITNGHDPVPNTIPHGFTFRQVSREEDVRLPQNQSFNINYSIDEKERTIRTKNGDVIVESDVHRSSLEPNDVEVDGSGMSVAAGGRSPPQSIPKEEKLQEESDIEDDPWISLVAQRIAEMGDSYISGASQVGSPVSNPDERDGEGLTELQRRLRDSFRDFGDTVNETLSLSVEPQQAALNIARQVTYTKFKDTVQDLVGDNIGWQQLAMVFYVTKKATQLAGAGGAVASQLKENCLQYVEDHFASWILNQGGWDSVLESDETDFDVD from the exons ATGGCGGAGGCATCAGCTGGACAAAAAAGGTCCCCTAGAAAGGTCCAACCAGTCTCTGGACTGAAAAAAAGCCCATCTTACCGTGAAGCCCAAGAACTTCTAGAGCAACATATAAAGCGGCAAAAATTATTGAAGAAATATAGTGGCCAATCACCAATTCAGAGTACTCATGATGTGAGAAAAGAAGCTGAAAAAATTCTGAATGAATTTCTCAAAAGACAGCTTCGAAATGACAGTAAACAATCACCTATACTAAGTCAACACTATCAAAAAGTTGTTGTGGAAGATGAATATGACAGGACAGAAAGATTTGATGATGAATATATAATGAAAGGTGAAAATTTTTCTGGAGATGAAATGCCAGGAGCTTATGCCTCAGTTGATGGAATTGATGACATTCCCTATATAGATGGTGTTGAAGAAAACGATGGTCGATCAAGAAGTCTGCCAAGTAGTATTCAACTCTCTGTAAAACGTCCAAATAACATTCCAGTGACTCCATTACTGAGTCCCAATGATGTAGTAATTCACAGTAACAATAGAGTAAAATATAGGACTAATGATGATGAAGTTTCTCCATCTATCAGCAGTCACTCAAAATCTCCAAGTCCTCGACAGTCCAAATCTGTTGATGTTAAACCTGCTGAACCAGTTGTAAAAGAACGAAGAAGATTCAAATCTGGATCCTTGTCATCTGAAGATACTGAATCTGGATCAGTAATGTCCCCTGATCGTAAAAAGAAATCTGTTATTAAACGAATACAGGAGAGAATAGCAAGGGCAGTAAGTCGTGATAGAGAAAAACAGGACAATAATGGCAATGGTTCTCCCAAAGTTTCAAAGAaaccaaagaaaagaaaagctAGGTCAAAGAAACGCACAGACAAACACAATGACgatgttgatattttaaaagaaaaacatacccACAGAAAGGGTCATGTTGAACAACATCATTGTggtgaaaataaagatatactTTTGAGAACCGATGAAACCTGGGAATCAACAGATATAACAGACTTTGAGAAATCTCAAAGTCAACACTTAGATAAACATAGAAAAGTTAAAGAAAGTACAGATCTGAGTGGTTCATCAGAGAAAGGATTCTTTAATGCCATTAGGAGAATGACCTCCAAAAAAgggaagaaaaataaatcatctAAAGCTTCAATTAAAT catcACAGTCAGCAATCATACAAGAACCAACTGGTGGTAAAACAACTGTTTCTTACGACAGAATCTTATCATTACCAAGTGGGTCACATGACCTTAATCTCCACCTTACAGAAACCACAACTCAGACAAACAAAGGAAAATATCGTCAAACAACCAAAGCCATAACATCCCCCAGATCACATGACAGGCAGCAAGATGCACAAGGTCTTCCAAAGATGGGTCCTATTCATGAAAAGTCACGATCTGAACCAGTCCAACCCACCGTGCCAATGATAACAAATGGCCATGATCCGGTTCCAAACACCATACCACATGGTTTCACCTTCCGTCAAGTATCGAGGGAAGAAGATGTCAGGCTTCCACAGAATCAATCATTTAACATTAACTATAGTATTGATGAGAAAGAGCGGACAATCAGAACAAAGAATGGTGATGTGATTGTAGAGTCAGATGTACATAGGTCTAGCTTAGAACCAAACGATGTAGAAGTAGATGGCTCAG gTATGTCAGTGGCAGCTGGTGGCAGATCTCCTCCTCAATCCATACCCAAAGAGGAAAAGTTGCAAGAAGAATCTGATATAGAAGATGACCCCTGGATAAGCTTGGTGGCACAGCGTATTGCTGAAATGGGGGATAGCTATATATCAGGGGCTAGTCAGGTGGGATCTCCTGTTAGTAACCCTGATGAGAGAGATG GTGAAGGTCTAACAGAGCTACAGAGGAGGTTAAGAGACAGTTTTAGAGACTTCGGAGACACAGTTAATGAGACG cTTTCTTTGTCAGTTGAACCACAACAGGCAGCTCTTAATATTGCCAGGCAAGTGACCTATACTAAATTCAAAGACACGGTACAGGATTTGGTCGGTGACAATATTGGGTGGCAGCAGTTAGCCATGGTATTCTATGTAACAAAGAAAGCCACACAGCTAGCAGGAGCTGGTGGGGCAGTGGCATCACAGCTAAAAGAGAATTGTTTACAATATGTAGAGGATCATTTTGCCAGTTGGATATTGAATCAAGGTGGCTGG gattCAGTGTTAGAGTCAGATGAAACAGATTTTGATGTGGATTAA